The Nerophis lumbriciformis linkage group LG07, RoL_Nlum_v2.1, whole genome shotgun sequence genome window below encodes:
- the LOC133609676 gene encoding lipocalin-like has protein sequence MANTLVRMLAALMCTLAAFADIVPVQNFDLQRMAGKWYLVGIATNAPWFVNHRANMKMGTATVVATDGGDLDLTYANIKDDGTCWRMTHLAQKTDTPGRFTFHSQVWNNDNDITIVDIIYDDFALIHNIKTKDGVSEVVDKLYSRSTDVSAAHQQKFTDFSSGNGVLPENIVILPKAAECAEA, from the exons ATGGCGAACACACTCGTGAGGATGCTGGCCGCACTCATGTGCACACTGGCTGCTTTCGCCGACATTGTGCCCGTTCAGAATTTCGATCTGCAGAGG ATGGCAGGAAAGTGGTACCTGGTTGGCATTGCCACCAACGCCCCTTGGTTTGtcaatcacagggccaacatgaAGATGGGCACCGCCACGGTTGTGGCGACCGATGGAGGAGACTTGGACCTCACCTACGCCAACATCAA GGACGACGGCACGTGCTGGAGGATGACTCATCTGGCTCAAAAAACTGACACCCCTGGACGCTTCACCTTCCACAGCCAAG tTTGGAACAACGACAACGACATAACGATCGTTGACATCATCTACGACGACTTCGCTCTGATCCACAACATCAAGACAAAGGACGGCGTGTCCGAAGTTGTCGACAAGCTTTACA GTCGTTCTACTGATGTGAGTGCAGCTCATCAGCAGAAGTTCACAGACTTTTCTTCAGGAAATGGAGTCCTGCCTGAAAATATTGTAATTCTGCCCAAAGCTG ctgaatgtgctGAGGCCTGA